In Centropristis striata isolate RG_2023a ecotype Rhode Island chromosome 15, C.striata_1.0, whole genome shotgun sequence, a genomic segment contains:
- the zgc:153704 gene encoding lipocalin-like yields the protein MAFLLAVLGAVLCSFMVSSEVLPQADFSVQGMAGKWYLIGFATNAQWFVSRRASMKMGTGLMTPTADGDLDMSYSSLNSDGSCWKLDNLAKKTDVPGKFTYTSWGDVNDMCIVEVKYDEYALIHNVKSKGSDSTVVNKLYGRGVDLTADLLEKFRQFSLETGVLQENIAFLPKNAECPAA from the exons ATGGCTTTCCTGCTGGCAGTGCTGGGCGCCGTGCTCTGCTCCTTCATGGTTTCTTCTGAAGTCCTACCGCAGGCAGACTTCAGTGTGCAGGGG ATGGCAGGGAAGTGGTACCTGATTGGTTTTGCCACTAATGCCCAGTGGTTTGTCAGCCGCAGAGCCAGCATGAAGATGGGCACGGGCCTGATGACCCCGACCGCTGATGGGGACCTGGACATGTCCTACAGCAGTCTGAA CTCTGACGGCAGTTGCTGGAAACTGGACAACCTGGCAAAGAAGACTGATGTGCCCGGAAAGTTCACGTACACAA gCTGGGGGGATGTGAACGACATGTGCATTGTTGAAGTAAAGTATGATGAGTACGCCCTGATTCACAACGTTAAGAGTAAGGGGAGCGACAGCACCGTTGTCAACAAACTATATG GCCGTGGAGTGGACCTCACTGCTGATCTGCTGGAGAAGTTCAGGCAGTTCTCTCTGGAGACGGGAGTCCTGCAAGAAAATATAGCTTTCCTTCCTAAAAATG CGGAGTGCCCAGCTGCTTAG